A genomic window from Cardiocondyla obscurior isolate alpha-2009 linkage group LG02, Cobs3.1, whole genome shotgun sequence includes:
- the LOC139110888 gene encoding prion-like-(Q/N-rich) domain-bearing protein 25 isoform X1, which yields MSLTGVKICVILGIITAIGLANGYKIDPPIPCLNTSDCRSLPALKSDAFCTEGICMCPRVESGIEICSSINASLHETKISGPLVFRVCKHQKDCNFTGGICNTTNWQCNCMKNYVPSSNNHHCVEKINFEDPCIDHNQCAILVTNSTCSNNRCICESGYHHTDNSCWKMAKYNEPCTKSQECSHIENSICTENMICGCAAETVLSTNGAKCLAVAKKIQDECTESIQCTTTFEFSACVDKMCQCEENFHYEYELTRCFPNREVGDECANNYECYQIEDYKSDPPIKSVMCNSNKCTCANNYTLIEHKCVNDGLKLFSSLSLVSLMVAMYCFS from the exons ATGAGTCTTACCGGTGTGAAGATCTGTGTAATCTTGGGCATAATTACGGCGATTGGCCTTGCAAACGGATATAAAATCG ATCCGCCTATTCCGTGCTTAAACACGTCAGATTGTAGAAGCTTACCGGCACTTAAAAGCGATGCTTTTTGCACAGAAGGAATTTGCATGTGTCCGAGGGTAGAATCTGGCATTGAAATATGCTCTAGCATCAATGCATCTTTGcatgaaacaaaaatttcag GTCCGCTAGTTTTTCGAGTATGCAAACACCAGAAAGACTGTAACTTTACAGGCGGAATATGTAACACTACTAACTGGCAGTGCAATTGTATGAAAAACTACGTGCCGTCGAGCAACAATCATCATTGCGTTGAAA AAATCAACTTTGAGGATCCTTGCATAGATCATAATCAATGTGCAATACTTGTGACGAATTCTACTTGCAGTAACAATAGATGCATTTGTGAATCTGGTTATCATCACACAGATAACTCATGCTGGAAAATGGCGA AATATAATGAGCCGTGCACAAAAAGTCAGGAATGCTCGCACATTGAAAATAGTATCTGCACGGAAAATATGATATGCGGTTGTGCAGCTGAAACGGTATTGAGCACTAACGGTGCGAAGTGTTTGGCTGTCGCCAAAAAAATCCAGGACGAATGCACGGAATCGATACAATGCACCACAACGTTCGAATTTTCAGCTTGCGTTGACAAAATGTGCCAAtgcgaagaaaattttcatTACGAATACGAGTTGACGAGATGTTTTCCCAACAGAG AAGTTGGCGACGAGTGCGCAAATAATTATGAATGTTACCAGATCGAAGATTACAAGAGTGATCCGCCGATCAAATCCGTAATGTGCAACTCTAATAAATGCACGTGTGCAAACAATTACACCTTGATTGAGCATAAATGTGTAAATGATG GTTTGAAGCTTTTCTCGTCCTTGTCATTAGTCTCTCTTATGGTAGCAATGTATTGCTTCtcgtaa
- the LOC139111011 gene encoding glucose dehydrogenase [FAD, quinone], with amino-acid sequence MFKFCLIVLFLGCAGGILPPTILETVFHFFAGLSSPNDLMPDEDAVPRWHYLSFDFLVIGAGSAGSVLANRLTENPDWNVLLLEQGRDEIFLTDIPFLAPILHITDYVHVYKSESRPQDVHGRGGYCLSMIDGRCKVVTGKAIGGTSVVNFMIYSRGTRADYDGWEAFGNPGWSYKNVLPYFIKSEKCRLIDKNVRYHGYNGYLDVTTPPYATPLRERFLEAGQELGYNLIDYNSDRFIGFSTAQVNLRKGQRVSANKAFLTPIRDRVNFHLSKLSTVTKIVIDPETRKAVGVNFVKNHKTYFATATKEIILCAGTFGSPQLLMLSGIGPRDHLNSLGINVIEDLPVGFNLQDHVSMSALTFLVNESVTIVEPRLGSNPAEFLKYLTKGTGPLTIPGGAEALALVNTKANKYITKAQKEKLKFKYNQSVNTHKNNKQYVIPNITSITVNSNMFKPYPYADPSKTLDDEYPDIELVLGASSLAGDTSGSYRGLLGLTEEFYEEVFSDYKGLDSFMIVPVLLRPKSRGRLTLKSSDPHDSPVININYYDHEDDLNTMVQAIKIAIEVASTKAFKRFNATLLPVPFPGCKHVIFKSDAYWACIARHVSTTLGHFAGTCKMSTRKNSGVVDHRLRIHGIDGLRVVDASVMPTIIAGHTNAPAYMIAEKASDMIKEDWKSSFSRNA; translated from the exons ATGTTCAAGTTTTGCTTGATAGTTTTGTTCCTGGGATGTGCCGGGGGGATTTTGCCGCCGACAATTCTCGAAACGGTATTCCACTTCTTCGCGGGACTTTCATCGCCAAACGATCTGATGCCAGACGAAGATGCTGTACCCAGGTGGCATTATCTCTCCTTTGATTTCCTCGTGATCGGTGCCGGCTCGGCAGGATCGGTGCTCGCGAATCGTCTGACCGAAAATCCCGATTGGAACGTCCTGCTACTCGAGCAAGGCAGAGATGAAATCTTCCTCACGGATATCCCCTTTTTGGCGCCGATTCTCCACATCACGGACTACGTTCACGTGTACAAAAGCGAGTCGCGACCACAGGACGTACACGGTCGCGGTGGATACTGCCTCTCGATGATTGACGGTCGTTGTAAAGTTGTGACCGGTAAGGCAATTGGTGGCACCTCGGTGGTAAACTTTATGATCTACTCCAGAGGCACGCGTGCCGATTACGATGGCTGGGAAGCGTTCGGCAATCCTGGTTGGAGCTACAAGAATGTGCTACCGTATTTTATCAAGTCCGAGAAGTGTAGATTGATTGACAAAAACGTAAG ATATCACGGATACAATGGATATCTTGATGTTACGACTCCTCCTTACGCTACTCCTCTAAGAGAACGTTTTCTAGAGGCTGGCCAAGAGCTTGGTTACAATCTGATAGATTACAACAGTGATAGGTTCATTGGTTTCTCGACAGCGCAAGTAAATCTGCGAAAGGGCCAGCGAGTCAGCGCTAACAAAGCTTTTCTTACCCCAATTCGCGATAGagttaattttcatttatccAAGCTGTCGACAGTGACGAAAATTGTCATTGACCCTGAAACAAGAAAAGCTGTTGGAgttaattttgtaaagaaTCATAAAACGTACTTCGCTACAGCTACTAAAGAAATTATACTTTGTGCAG GTACTTTTGGTTCACCACAGCTGTTGATGCTCTCTGGAATAGGTCCGAGAGATCATTTAAATTCGTTAGGCATTAACGTAATCGAGGATCTTCCAGTAGGATTTAATTTGCAGGATCATGTGAGCATGTCGGCTTTAACATTTCTAGTCAACGAGAGCGTAACTATTGTCGAACCACGTTTAGGTTCAAATCCGGCTGAATTTTTGAAATACCTAACAAAAGGCACAGGTCCTTTAACGATACCTGGAGGTGCCGAAGCCTTGGCTCTTGTTAATACCAAGGCTAATAAGTATATAACAAAagcgcaaaaagaaaaattaaagttcaAATACAATCAAAGTGTAAATACGCACAAGAACAATAAGCAATACG ttattCCCAACATTACTTCCATTACTGTGAATTCTAATATGTTCAAACCGTATCCTTACGCTGACCCGAGCAAGACATTAGATGACGAGTATCCCGACATCGAATTAGTGTTAGGCGCGAGTTCATTAGCTGGTGACACTTCCGGCAGCTATCGCGGTCTCCTGGGATTAACAGAAGAGTTTTACGAGGAGGTTTTCAGTGATTATAAGGGCCTCGACAGCTTCATGATCGTACCTGTGCTTCTGCGACCTAAGAGTCGCGGTAGACTTACCCTAAAAAGTAGCGATCCACATGACTCACCAGTCATAAATATCAATTACTACGATCACGAGGATGACCTGAATACAATGGTGCAAGCTATAAAGATC GCTATCGAGGTAGCTTCCACGAAGGCGTTTAAACGTTTCAATGCCACGCTACTTCCGGTACCGTTTCCGGGATGCAAGCATGTTATTTTCAAGAGCGACGCATACTGGGCCTGCATCGCCCGTCACGTATCTACGACTCTAGGTCACTTCGCTGGCACATGCAAGATGAGCACACGGAAGAATTCCGGGGTAGTGGACCACAGGTTGCGGATACACGGGATCGATGGTCTCAGGGTTGTGGATGCCAGTGTGATGCCGACCATAATCGCCGGTCATACAAACGCACCGGCGTACATGATCGCTGAGAAGGCCAGTGATATGATTAAGGAAGACTGGAAGAGTtccttttcgcgaaacgcatGA
- the LOC139110845 gene encoding prion-like-(Q/N-rich) domain-bearing protein 25, giving the protein MTGTWTVYGFTGLLVLVPVTVCATITYVTGNEDYLPPRCGDRVNANRSNQTFSQCKYDVDCIPNAFCRNQQICSCKDNYIEFRNNNNYKCLRVATLIGDPCEEDIQCEFTFTPQSECREGTCQCAHDSHFTDGRCYESVGLGKRCRSNRNCYIKNTFCEYGFCTCGLRRHANADNTGCLPSAKLGEHCNSDDECIVENSKCVHNKCDCKVDYVLAKEDQRCLKAASWIGDECEQQSQCQLFLKHSKCGTNKTCECITGSHKRGHRCFVDVDLGGRCETHHHCITMTLKDSNSTWKSKVDCVNGFCTCTEGYTLMDELQDCIQFSDNSANVWQVYRILLVVVIVEYLLR; this is encoded by the exons ATGACCGGAACGTGGACGGTATACGGTTTCACGGGGCTGCTCGTCCTCGTACCCGTTACCGTCTGCGCGACAATCACCTACGTCACCGGCAACGAGGACTACCTGCCCCCGCGATGCGGCGACCGCGTTAACGCTAATCGCAGCAACC AAACATTCTCCCAGTGTAAATACGACGTCGACTGTATTCCGAATGCATTTTGCCGAAACCAGCAGATCTGTTCCTGCAAAGACAATTACATTGAATTTAGGAATAATAACAACTACAAATGTTTGAGAG tGGCCACTCTCATCGGCGATCCTTGCGAGGAGGACATCCAGTGTGAGTTTACGTTTACACCACAATCGGAATGTCGAGAGGGCACTTGCCAATGCGCCCACGATTCCCACTTCACGGACGGGAGGTGTTACGAGTCCGTCG GTTTGGGAAAACGTTGCCGCTCGAATCGCAATTGTTATATCAAAAATACTTTCTGCGAGTACGGTTTTTGCACTTGCGGTTTGCGTCGTCACGCGAATGCTGATAACACCGGTTGCCTGCCGAGCGCCA AGTTAGGCGAACATTGCAACAGCGATGACGAATGCATCGTGGAAAATTCAAAGTGTGTGCACAACAAATGTGACTGTAAAGTTGATTATGTGCTGGCCAAGGAAGATCAGCGATGTTTGAAAGCCGCTTCTTGGATTGGCGACGAGTGCGAACAGCAATCCCAGTGCCAACTGTTTCTCAAGCATAGCAAATGCGGCACGAACAAAACATGCGAATGCATCACCGGTTCCCACAAACGTGGCCATCGATGCTTCGTCGATGTAG aCTTGGGTGGTCGTTGTGAAACTCATCATCACTGTATTACTATGACGTTGAAAGACTCCAATTCGACCTGGAAATCAAAAGTCGACTGTGTTAATG GTTTTTGCACCTGTACTGAAGGCTATACGTTGATGGACGAACTGCAGGATTGTATACAATTCAGTGATaaca gtgCAAATGTATGGCAAGTGTATAGAATACTTCTTGTTGTCGTTATTGTGGAATATCTTCTGCGCTAA
- the LOC139110888 gene encoding prion-like-(Q/N-rich) domain-bearing protein 25 isoform X2, with the protein MSLTGVKICVILGIITAIGLANGYKIGPLVFRVCKHQKDCNFTGGICNTTNWQCNCMKNYVPSSNNHHCVEKINFEDPCIDHNQCAILVTNSTCSNNRCICESGYHHTDNSCWKMAKYNEPCTKSQECSHIENSICTENMICGCAAETVLSTNGAKCLAVAKKIQDECTESIQCTTTFEFSACVDKMCQCEENFHYEYELTRCFPNREVGDECANNYECYQIEDYKSDPPIKSVMCNSNKCTCANNYTLIEHKCVNDGLKLFSSLSLVSLMVAMYCFS; encoded by the exons ATGAGTCTTACCGGTGTGAAGATCTGTGTAATCTTGGGCATAATTACGGCGATTGGCCTTGCAAACGGATATAAAATCG GTCCGCTAGTTTTTCGAGTATGCAAACACCAGAAAGACTGTAACTTTACAGGCGGAATATGTAACACTACTAACTGGCAGTGCAATTGTATGAAAAACTACGTGCCGTCGAGCAACAATCATCATTGCGTTGAAA AAATCAACTTTGAGGATCCTTGCATAGATCATAATCAATGTGCAATACTTGTGACGAATTCTACTTGCAGTAACAATAGATGCATTTGTGAATCTGGTTATCATCACACAGATAACTCATGCTGGAAAATGGCGA AATATAATGAGCCGTGCACAAAAAGTCAGGAATGCTCGCACATTGAAAATAGTATCTGCACGGAAAATATGATATGCGGTTGTGCAGCTGAAACGGTATTGAGCACTAACGGTGCGAAGTGTTTGGCTGTCGCCAAAAAAATCCAGGACGAATGCACGGAATCGATACAATGCACCACAACGTTCGAATTTTCAGCTTGCGTTGACAAAATGTGCCAAtgcgaagaaaattttcatTACGAATACGAGTTGACGAGATGTTTTCCCAACAGAG AAGTTGGCGACGAGTGCGCAAATAATTATGAATGTTACCAGATCGAAGATTACAAGAGTGATCCGCCGATCAAATCCGTAATGTGCAACTCTAATAAATGCACGTGTGCAAACAATTACACCTTGATTGAGCATAAATGTGTAAATGATG GTTTGAAGCTTTTCTCGTCCTTGTCATTAGTCTCTCTTATGGTAGCAATGTATTGCTTCtcgtaa
- the Vps45 gene encoding vacuolar protein sorting-associated protein 45, translating to MNVVTALKFYITRMTEDSGPGMKVLLMDKQTTSIVSLLYSQSEILMKEVYLFERIDTAVHNDTLKHLTCIVFVRPTKENIDLLCKELRYPKYGVYYIYFSNIIAKADIKLLAESDEREVVREVHEYYADYLAINPHLFSLGINACSEGLTWDPVHLHRTVQGITSVLLSLKKCPYIRYQNSSDMAKRLAEKIREVLSKESNSFEFRQESNPLLLIVDRRDDPVTPLLNQWTYQAMVHELLTINNNRVNLSHVKGISKELKEVVLSAEHDDFYANNLYLNFGEIGQTIKELMEEFQKKAKKHQKVESIADMKHFVETYPLFKKLSGTVSKHVTVVGELSSLVEKHNLLEVSELEQELSCQTDHSSQLQKIKALISNPKVRDVDTVRLVMLYALHYEKYTNNDINGLVELLKKRNVSDKYIKLVYNILEYSGVNARQSNLFDREAVAKITKKLFKGLSGVDNIYTQHCPLINETLEDLIRGKLSTQIFPYLGNMVMSRRPQDVIIFMIGGTTYEESLAVYNLNKQNPGMKIILGGTTIHNFKSFAEEVHHATSGILMRYKIGKH from the exons ATGAACGTCGTCACCGCGTTGAAGTTCTATATAACGAGAATGACAGAAGACAGTGGCCCTGGCATGAAAGTTCTGCTGATGGATAAACAAACG aCAAGTATAGTGAGCTTACTCTACAGCCAGTCTGAGATACTAATGAAAGAGGTGTACCTGTTTGAGAGGATAGACACAGCTGTGCATAATGACACCCTGAAACATTTGACATGTATAGTGTTTGTGAGACCAACCAAAGAAAACATTGATTTGCTTTGTAAAGAGCTCAGATATCCTAAATATGGAgtgtattatattt ATTTCAGTAATATTATTGCCAAGGCAGATATAAAACTTCTGGCAGAAAGTGACGAGCGAGAGGTAGTCAGAGAAGTGCATGAATACTATGCAGATTATTTAGCCATTAATCCACACTTGTTTTCACTTGGAATAAATGCTTGTTCTGAAG GACTAACATGGGATCCAGTACACTTGCACAGAACTGTTCAAGGAATAACTTCAGTTTTATTATCGCTAAAGAAATGCCCATACATTAGGTACCAAAATAGTTCAGACATGGCAAAAAGATTAgcagaaaaaataagagaggTGCTCAGTAAAGAGTCGAATTCCTTCGAATTTCGCCAGGAATCTAATCCTCTTCTTCTGATAGTTGATAGAAGAGATGACCCTGTCACACCACTGCTTAATCAATGGACGTATCAAGCAATGGTACACGAATTattaacgattaataataatagagtGAACTTATCCCATGTGAAAGGCATCTCAAAAGAACTAAAAGAAGTTGTTCTGAGTGCAGAACATGATGACTTTTATGCaaat AACTTGTATCTAAACTTTGGGGAAATAGGACAGACAATAAAAGAATTGATGGAAGAATTTCAAAAGAAGGCAAAGAAGCACCAGAAAGTTGAGAGTATAGCCGACATGAAACACTTTGTAGAAACGTATCCACTTTTCAAGAAACTCTCAGGTACTGTATCAAAACATGTTACAGTGGTCGGAGAGCTATCGTCTCTTGTGGAAAAACATAATTTGTTAGAAGTATCAGAATTAGAACAAGAACTGAGTTGCCAAACCGATCATTCCTCGCAG ctgcaaaaaattaaagcacTTATTAGTAATCCAAAAGTACGAGATGTGGACACGGTACGACTCGTAATGCTTTACGCACTGCATTATGAAAAATACACGAACAATGATATAAACGGTTTAGTAGAATTActtaaaaagagaaacgtttcagataaatatattaag cttgtatataatatattagaatATAGCGGTGTTAATGCAAgacaaagtaatttatttgacCGAGAAGCAGTTGCTAAAATAACCAAAAAGTTATTCAAAGGACTGAGTGGAGTAGACAATATATATACGCAACATTGTCctttaataaatgaaacgtTAGAAGATTTGATAAGAGGAAAATTAAGCACACAAATATTTCCATATCTCGGCAACATGGTAATGTCGCGAAg ACCTCAAgatgtaataatattcatgATTGGAGGTACAACTTACGAAGAAAGTTTGGCtgtgtataatttaaataagcaAAATCCAGgaatgaaaattattctaGGTGGTACTACTAtccataattttaaaagttttgcCGAAGAAGTGCACCATGCCACCAGCGGTATTTTAATGCGATATAAAATCggaaaacattaa